ATAGCCGAACACTACCTGGGCTATATCCTCATCGTTTCCTCCTGCAGCTACAATAAGCCTTGCCACACATTCATTCCAAGCTTCCATATCCCTTCTGGTATACCCTACAACAATAGGCTTGCCGGTAGTTCCAGAGGAGGCATGGATTCTTACTATTTCCTTCATGGGAACTGCAAACAGCTTATATGGATAATTATCCCTTAGATCAAGCTTGGTTGTAAAAGGTATCTTTTCAATATCCTTAAGGGTTACAATGTGTTCAGGCTTTAAGCCTATCTGATCAAACCTGTTTCTGTATAAAGGCACATTTTCATAAGCTCTTTTTACAACGGTTTTTAAACTTTGAAGCTGCAACTCCTCCATGTCTTTTCTGGTTGAAACCTCAGCATTTTTATTCCAAATCATATACCTATCCCCTTTAAATCTTTATATTAACGACTTCACAGTGTTTAACAAAATAACTGCAAATATAGAAGTAACTGCTGTAAGTATCAGTGAAAATACAAATGCTACTTTAATAACTTTGTTCTCTTCGCCTAATTTGTCTATTGATGCCGCAGCATTTTGCAGCTTCGCCGGCGAAATTACGCTGGCAAGACCGCCGCCAAATGCCAGTGCCGCTGTTATTATTACAAGACCTGTTATTCCATGGCCCAGATTCTGTGCAGTAGCCATTGAATATTTGGCAAACATTGCTATTGTGGAGGCTTCACTTCCGGTTATAAAACCGCCGAAGAGGCCTATAAATCCTACTACAGCTCCATATGCACCTTTAAATAAGTCGGATGAAAAGCTTGCAAGAACCTGGACCATACTGTTTACTGCCTGCTTCTGGTCTGCAATGCTAAACCCCGACATGTTCATAATTTCACCTATGGCAAAAAATATTGCCGCAGAAAACACCGGTCTGGGTGCCCTTTTTTTCCATACTGAAAGCGTTTCCTTTATCTGCTTGCCTGTCGGGCGAATAAATATCATTGAAAGTATTGTGCTTACAAGAATCCACGTATAAGCATTCCACAGCACCCTTGTCTTAATTTCTTCCTTGAAGTTTGCTGATAACCCTTTAATGGGTAAAGTCATTTCTTTGTATAAAAAGTCAAACATGCTCTTTGGCATGTTTAATGCCAGTATAACAATTATAAGTAAGAACCAGGGTGTAAGTGCTTTCCATAGAGGATATTTCTTCTCATAATCCAATTCTTCCTTGGAAAGCTTGCTTTTATCTATAACCTTTTTGCCTGTAACTATGAGATAAATTACCATTGCAGCAATTACCGCCAAACCTGACAGTACACCTGTAAGGGTAACCAAATTTTCAAATCGATTTGTAAAGAAAGATACTACACCAATGACAATCCCGGTAATTATACATGGAAGCCATCCTTGCTTAATAGCATTCCACTTTCCAACTATCCACAACATACAAAATCCTATCATGGTGGAAACCACCGGCAGGAACATGAAGAATATGCTTCCTATCTGTGCCAGTGTCAGTTCCGGCCCCAATTGATTTTGCTTTATAAATCCGTTAGCTATGTCATAGAAAACAACTACAGGGGCACCTAAAAGTGCATATGTACATAATGAATCATATCCAATAGCCGGAAGTGCGATTGCAACATAAGTGCTGTATCCCATGGCTATAAGAATGGGAGGTAGTATGGATACAGGAGTTGCTCCAACTGCAACCATAAGTGTACCAAACCCGATACTTATCATCATTATCTGTACAGCCTTGTTATCACTAGCTATGGTCTTGATAAAAATGATAACTCTTTTTAATGCACCGGTTTTTTCCATAAAAGCCATTTGAAGAAGAGAAGTTGCTACTATGAGTGATACCGGAAAGGACTTAATAATACCAGCTATAGTTGAACGACCTATGACTTCGAATGAAGTCTTAAAAAAGAGAACTGCTACTATCGAGATTACCAACCAACCTACAATACCGCTTATATCTGCTGGTTTTTTCCAGATAATAAGCATACCCAAAATTACCACAATCGGTAACAGGGTCAATAAGAGAGACCCTAATGTCCCAAGATCCATGTTCTACCATCCTCACTTTTCTAAATTTCAATACCTACCGTACTGACCATCCTTATGGATTTATACTAGGAAATTGATATGTATATTAAATGTGATTAGAATCACATTTAATATACATATTTTATAATAATCCCATAAAAAAATAAAGAAAAATATGAAAAAACGTCGATCATGTTTTATCTTCGATCAGTGATATGAGTGGGAACATATCGTTATAATGCTTTTGTATGAACATTTCGCTTCTTTTTTTATATAACCTTTCAGCCAGTCTGTCTGCAACAGGCATTACAATCCTTTCATGTGCACACAGTACAGGCGATACCATGTCAATGCTTCCTGTTGTCTGGAAGTTAAGACATCCGCAATGGTGATTGCACCGCTTTCTAACGGCACAGTCTTTGCAACCCTCCTTTTCCTCTTCGTTTCTATAAAAAAGCTCCTGCCTTTTATATTCGTCAATGCCTGTCCATACACTTCCAATGTTGTAAAATGAGTTTCCCACAAACTGAACACATGGATAAAGGCTGCCATCAGGTGCTACCGAAATCTGTTTTTTACCCAGCTCACACCTTTCAGTGCCATAACTGTCACAATTAATATGGGAGCTTATCTTGACCTCAAAGGGACTAAAATAAAATTTTTCCTCCTTAATTGTTCTATCATAATAAAACTCTGAAAGCTTCTTATACTCCTTTTTCAAAACATCCGTGTGCTCTTTGGTCCATGCCCCTGAATAGTCCAAGGAGCATATTATATACTTAAAGCCTTTTTCATAAAGAAAGACAACAGATTCATAATAATACTTCACTGTGCCGGGACTTACCACCAGCATTACCGGTGCATAAGGCCTCTCATTTATAATCATTCTAAGCTTATCTATAAGCCTCGTATATGTACCTTCCCCTGACTTGTCAACCCTCATTGCATCATGTGCTTTTTGAATCCCGTCGAAACTTAAGGCTATAAAAAGGTTTTCTTTTAATGAATATCTGATAAATTCTTCATCAAGTAAGAGTCCATTGGTTGTTATCTTGTAGTGAAACCTGTAATTTTGGTCCTTCTGTTTCCATCTGCAATAATCTATAGTCTCGTAGATCAAATCTTTTTTTAGAAGGGGCTCTCCCCCGAAAAAAATTATTCCGATGGACTCTCCTCCGATTTCAGCTGCAAGATCTACCGCCTTATGAGCTGTTTCCATTCTCATAGTACTTATTTTATTACCGTTAACATAGCAATACTTGCACGCCATGTTACAATTATTAGTGAGATGAAGTGTAATATGCATCTATGCTCCCTCCGCTAATTGCCTGGCTTATCCATGATCAAAAAACAACTTCCACTATTTATATAATCCCCTGTGCTTTAAGCCAGCTAAAAAAATCCTTAACTTGTTCCCTAAGCTTATCAGTTGCCTCTATTCTTAACTTTTCCTCAGAGAAATCATTTAAGTTTATATCCCCCTTTAACTTTTCCGAGGTAGGTTCCATGGGATCATAAAACACTCCAATTGAAACATCCGATTTCTCTTTTACCAGTCCCTCTCTCAATACCTTTGCAGCATCATATGTAAGGTATTGCTCAACAGTGCTCGCATAGCCCTGATCAGCCTTCCAAGCTGTATAATCTTCCTTGGATACAAATTCAAAGCCTATTTTTCTGTCATTGTCATATCCGTCAACAGTAAGATCTCCGCTTATTGAATTGACCTTCTTGCTATTGGCATTGTCAAAAACCGGATAAGCCTTTGTGCTTGGTATTTCCATATCCTTTATGACTAAATCATTTCTTGAAAATTTAATTCCATATTTCTCAGCCTCATCAATTACAACCTTATAAGCCTCTTCCTCCGATAAAAACACAGGCGGTGCTACAGAAACACATCCAAAGCTCCCAATGCCGTCACCATACTTGAAAATAGGTGGAGCAGCAACTTGATCATGTGCTTTGGCTTCCTTAGAAACTGTGGTCACCGGAGATGGGCTGCTGGTTGGTGACGCATATATAGTGTCAGTAACAGAACCGGCTTCTTCCGCTGCCAGCTTTCCGCAGCCTGAAAGACCGATTGCAAGAAGTGTTGAGGCTGCAATACATACATAAACATTTGTTCTCCACCTGTTGGGTATATTCTTTAAAAGATCTGGATCCTCCAATATAGCATATTTTTGAGGATATCGGGGTTGTTTGTACTTCTTTATTGGCTCAAGCTCCACAACATTCCCCTCCTTTTATAGTATGTATATGGTTATTATACTTATTATTGACGAATATCTCAATGATTTTGTTCCCCCCTATGTTTAATTTTCATATTCATTGTCAAAAATCTATAGATACCATTCCGCATATATGGATAACAAACTATAAAACTTGTTAATATACAGTTCGCTATCTATGCAATATTTGTAATATTTTCTGAAAGAGGGTGAGGCTTTGACTGGAATTTTTAATACCATGATGGGTTTTCTTACATACAAACCTAATGATAAAAGGGACTTTGAACTGCTAGAGGGCAAATATGAGGGTGTTGAACGCACCAATATACCGGAAGCTGCAGACATCAAAACAGACAGTCAGGCTTATGAGGATATAAAAACCAAGGAAGATACAAAAAAGCATCAGAAGTCTACAAAAACACCTCTAAGCATTGATGAATGGAACAAGCAGAAAAATGAAGAGAGCACTTCCTTTGTACAGACTGAGGAAGGAAAAGTTTCATTTGATTTAAACTCGAACATGGAATTTATCAAACAGGAGTTTGGTATACCTTACAATACTGATATCATGATCAGGCAGTTTAAGGCTGCCCAAAAGTTTAGTGCATTTATTGTGTATATTGACGGCATGGTGGATAAAAACTACATCAGCAATTTTTTAATTCGTCCCCTTATGGATTCACATAATTTCCATGGGTATTTAGAAAATGATACCAACTCAGATATCTTGGACTATATTGAGCAAAATGTTATATCCGCACATGAAATTGCTTCAGCCAATGACTGGAAAACCATAAACTACAATATCCTAAGCGGTAATACCGCATTATTTGTGGAAAATTCCCAAAAATGCCTTGTGATGAGCACAAGAGGTTATGAGAAACGCAGTGTCGGAAAACCCATTACTGAAAACGTGGTCATGGGTTCTCAGGAAGCATTTACTGAGAATCTCCGCACAAACCTTAGCCTTGTGAGAAAAATCATAAAGAACAAAAACCTTATCACCGAAATGATTAAGGTTGGAAATACAAACCAGGCACACGTGGGTATTATGTATTTGAACGGTATTGTAAACCAGGAGGTAGTCAAGGAGGTCAAGAGGAGAATAAACGACATAGATGCGGCCTTTGTAATGGGGGACGGCATGGTTGAGCAGTTTATTGAGGAAAATCCCTTTATGATTCTTCCTCAGGGATTAACTACTGAAAGACCTGACAGGGTAGCATCTTTTATAACTGAAGGAAAAGTTGCCATCATTTCTGAAGGTGTGCCCTTTGCCCTAGTTGTACCTATTACATTCTTCCATATGTTACAAACCTCGGAAGACTCAATGCTACGCTGGCAATACGGTACATTTTTAAGGTTTATACGTATATTCGGTTTACTAGTTGCAACCTTTTTACCGGCAATGTATGTAGCCCTTACACTTTTCCACCAGGAAATGGTACCCACTGAGCTTCTTGCATCCATAGCAAAATCAAAGGAAGAAGTGCCCTTTCCAACTGTAGCGGAGATATTGCTTCTTGAAATTTCCTTTGAGCTTATAAGAGAGGGCGGAATCCGTATTCCGGGAGTTATCGGCCAAACCCTTGGCATTATAGGTGCATTGATACTGGGACAAGCTGCTGTAGCAGCAGGGCTTGTGAGTCCTATTTTGATCAT
The genomic region above belongs to Pseudobacteroides sp. and contains:
- a CDS encoding radical SAM/SPASM domain-containing protein, with the translated sequence MHITLHLTNNCNMACKYCYVNGNKISTMRMETAHKAVDLAAEIGGESIGIIFFGGEPLLKKDLIYETIDYCRWKQKDQNYRFHYKITTNGLLLDEEFIRYSLKENLFIALSFDGIQKAHDAMRVDKSGEGTYTRLIDKLRMIINERPYAPVMLVVSPGTVKYYYESVVFLYEKGFKYIICSLDYSGAWTKEHTDVLKKEYKKLSEFYYDRTIKEEKFYFSPFEVKISSHINCDSYGTERCELGKKQISVAPDGSLYPCVQFVGNSFYNIGSVWTGIDEYKRQELFYRNEEEKEGCKDCAVRKRCNHHCGCLNFQTTGSIDMVSPVLCAHERIVMPVADRLAERLYKKRSEMFIQKHYNDMFPLISLIEDKT
- a CDS encoding L-lactate permease, with amino-acid sequence MDLGTLGSLLLTLLPIVVILGMLIIWKKPADISGIVGWLVISIVAVLFFKTSFEVIGRSTIAGIIKSFPVSLIVATSLLQMAFMEKTGALKRVIIFIKTIASDNKAVQIMMISIGFGTLMVAVGATPVSILPPILIAMGYSTYVAIALPAIGYDSLCTYALLGAPVVVFYDIANGFIKQNQLGPELTLAQIGSIFFMFLPVVSTMIGFCMLWIVGKWNAIKQGWLPCIITGIVIGVVSFFTNRFENLVTLTGVLSGLAVIAAMVIYLIVTGKKVIDKSKLSKEELDYEKKYPLWKALTPWFLLIIVILALNMPKSMFDFLYKEMTLPIKGLSANFKEEIKTRVLWNAYTWILVSTILSMIFIRPTGKQIKETLSVWKKRAPRPVFSAAIFFAIGEIMNMSGFSIADQKQAVNSMVQVLASFSSDLFKGAYGAVVGFIGLFGGFITGSEASTIAMFAKYSMATAQNLGHGITGLVIITAALAFGGGLASVISPAKLQNAAASIDKLGEENKVIKVAFVFSLILTAVTSIFAVILLNTVKSLI
- a CDS encoding spore germination protein, encoding MTGIFNTMMGFLTYKPNDKRDFELLEGKYEGVERTNIPEAADIKTDSQAYEDIKTKEDTKKHQKSTKTPLSIDEWNKQKNEESTSFVQTEEGKVSFDLNSNMEFIKQEFGIPYNTDIMIRQFKAAQKFSAFIVYIDGMVDKNYISNFLIRPLMDSHNFHGYLENDTNSDILDYIEQNVISAHEIASANDWKTINYNILSGNTALFVENSQKCLVMSTRGYEKRSVGKPITENVVMGSQEAFTENLRTNLSLVRKIIKNKNLITEMIKVGNTNQAHVGIMYLNGIVNQEVVKEVKRRINDIDAAFVMGDGMVEQFIEENPFMILPQGLTTERPDRVASFITEGKVAIISEGVPFALVVPITFFHMLQTSEDSMLRWQYGTFLRFIRIFGLLVATFLPAMYVALTLFHQEMVPTELLASIAKSKEEVPFPTVAEILLLEISFELIREGGIRIPGVIGQTLGIIGALILGQAAVAAGLVSPILIIIVAVTGLGSFAIPNYSFGIGLRIIRFLFIFFASILGFYGISLGLFLLSCILCSMKSFGVPYFSPVAPKSRSNPDLIIRHPIRKQNERPDYLNVPNRKKAR